The stretch of DNA TGGCCAGTGACTCTGAACAAGACAACTGGCTTCGGACCACCTTCATCCAGCGTCCGCTCGAAGCCTCACGGGTCTCTGTGGAGCTGCGATTCGTTGTTCGTGACTGCAACACTTTCGGCGGCACCTCTCCCACCTGCCGGGAGACCTTCGGCCTCTACCTGTTCGAAACAGACACAGATGTGGGCACCAGTTTCCGGAAGGGGCAGTTCCGCAAGATTGCCACAGTGGCTCCTGATGAAGTGACTGCGAACCGGGGTGGTGGCCGGGCGTCCGTGCGGGTGAATGTGGAGACTCGGAGTGTTGGGCCACTCTCCAGACGAGGCTTCTACTTGGCCTTCCAGGATGCGGGCGCCTGTGTGGCTCTCCTGGGGGTTAGAGTGTTCTACACCACCTGCCCAGCCATCCAGCGCAGCCTGGCCACCTTCCCTGAGAGGGTGACCGCAGGGGCGCTGGCTGAGGTGGAGGGAACATGCGTGAAGGATGCGGTGGTGGCTGGACAGGCGACTCCCAGAATGTACTGCACTGCTGAGGGCGAGTGGGTGGTACCGGTGGGGCAGTGCCACTGCAGAGCCGGCTATCAGGCTGTGGGACAGACCTGCAAAGGTAAGAGGATTTGTgttgtttatgtaaatatatatatatatatatatatatatatatatatatatatatatatatgtgtgtgtgtgtgtgtgtgtgtgtgtgtgttcttttctcCCAATACTGATTCTGGTATCTGAACACCCAGTCTAAAAGCATATTAGTGTTACCATATTAACCAGTAGAGAGAGTATTCTGTTTGATGCTAGCTTGCCCATTTAGGAGACATATTTGTATGTATAGTAGCCATACCTTGTATGTATGGCCATTTTTCCTTCTGTATCACatctgatccaactaatcaggACTGGGTTGCCAGAAAACAACTTAGCACAAAGGTGATTCTTAATTGACCTAGCAGCTATCattctgaacactctctctaccaggtACGATTATCTTAACCCTAAGATACCAGCCTtgaagtgtgttagagcagagaCCACAGACCTAGGGAtgagaaccattttttaaaatctgtCCTGGATAAAATAGCAAAAAATagttaaatagttttttgttaaaTAGTGTGCAGCCTTCCTTGTGGAGGGAATATCACTGGAATTTCATCTTTTGTTGAACCCCCATGTCAGCTGAGATTGAACTGGATCTATTTaactaattaaaaaacaaaattccTTGTAATGTTGCAGCAGTCAGCGGGCTGGATGGTGGGGAACAACTGTAAAGCTTTGTGGGTGGCCTGCCAGAGTGTGTCTCTGAGCAAGTGTGTGCTAAGATGCCTTAGTGTGTAGTATTCTTACCACAGAGCGTTCTGAGAGGAGTCGCTTATGAGTGTGTGGAAGACAGAGAGCATGACTTCAGTGTAAAAGAATGTCTGCCTCGTCCACACCCTTTCACCTGCTCGCATTTTACATCCGATCTGCGTGTGTGTTTAGTGCTTTAGGAAGGAAGCGTGAAGATACCGGGTTGCCAGTGCAGAAGTATGTGTCTGTGCGGGAGGGGGGAGTGTGTAGAGATGGCAGAACTGGTTTTATAGATATCATAGATAAAAGGAAATAGATAAATGGAACAGACTGGATCCTGAACTGCCAGTGGAACCGTGAGAACGTCTTCTTCCCTTGAAAATAACTATACAACTGTAAAACTATATAACCATTCTTTTGTTTTACTGGTATTTTACCTTGTGGTGGGTAATAAACTGCATTTGCTGCTTCAGGCTAGCATGATAGAATGATTTAGGAATTTCTTTGGAAAGGAGGGAGGGTTCCCAGGCTTATCTCATTCATGGATTCTCATGTCATCCGGCAGCTGAAGTGACTCAGTGGGCAGGCCTAGTATTACCTGAATACTACCTTGTttcgctgtgtgtgtttctatgaCTACACCTCACCGCAGATTACAGGGAAGGCTTTTGGCACACCCTGGTCACACTGAGTCAGTTATCATGTAATTGAGGGCTGCAGCTCTTTGGACGCCTTTTGTAGTGGTGGGAAATATGCGTTTAACTCAGTGGTGTTGAAATGCAGGCTTTTTCATGTTGGGCAGCTGCAACCCAAAACCATATCAAAGATAAGGCTGGGCTTGGGAGGGTTGAGGGGATTGTTGAGTGAACCTCATAACCTGAGCTTACTAATGAAAAGTGCCAAAGGAATCATTATATTGGAATTGGTCAGCAGATAGTGGCTTAACGATGACATTTTAAGACTTTGATATGATgaactccagaagagcagaTTGCTTCAATGAGGCTTTTTAAAAATTCAGTTGACTGCATAGAAATGAAACTTGCATTAGAAAGTTAATGTATCCGTATCAGCATATACGTACATGAAAATATCAGAAATCTACATCATCCGCATTCCCATATTCATACATACCCGGTTTAGTTGTTTGGAAAAATGCATGGATATAGTCCTAAAAAATTAATTGTCCACTTGCATGGTCCCGCTCATACAATAGCCATGAGGGCAGCTGTGCATATGGAAAAGTCTAAGTAACAAGCTCAGGAAGGAATGTTCTAGAGACCTTGACTTCTGGTGGACTTCTGGTTAACAAGGCCTGACTGTCTGCACCTGAAACGGATGTAAGGGTCATCAGGGAATGGGAATTGTTCAGTGATATGTAATGCTGTGGAAAGGGTACATTCCGAATGTTTCCAGCAATCCGGCGTTTCCAGGAGactgtttgaatgttttttgccACCTTTGGCAGATTGACTGAGTGACGAGACCTGGGGGAGGGATGCGGTTATGAGAGGGGCGTCTTGTTATCTTTGAATGATGGCACAAATCAGGAATGAGAGCGCAAGTCCGGACTTCACAGCCGCCTTTTGTGTTGCTTTCTCTTCTTCCAACACTCCTCATTGTCACGTTGAATGCTTTTTACTCACCAACTATGCTTATTTTTATGTCAGTCACTTATCACTTTATGGTTTGTAGCATTTGGCCTTTTGAAAGGCACGTAATCATTAAAGTTAATTCGGGTATTGGGTGAAGTACCCTGGAGCAGAAGGCCTCATAGCATTCATTGGAAGAGAAGGTGCTTAACCCCAAACAGAGAGACAATAAAGTTGCTAGTGACATTGTTCTCATTGGAGTTTTACGAGCGTCTCTTTCTATGCAGGACTTCTGTTCTTCTAGGCTTATCGCCACCTGCCACTCTTGGAAAGGCACTATTGTGATTGGCTAGCTGGCTGGAGTGGGGGTGGTGGCTGATTTGAACAGGGATTTAGGGGAACACTGAGTTTGGCAGTTTTGGAGGTGATATGGCTGGGTAGCATTACTTCTTTCCCAGAGACATGGCTATGCTTATCCATGGTCCATATCTGATTTTAAAGGCAGGATAACACTTCTTCATCAAGTATCCTTTGATGGACCGTACTACTCCCTGAATCGCATTATAATCAATTGTTGACTAGTTTATAACATAGTTATAACATATGATAAGacttaaacaaaaacataaacaaagaCTGAACTAGTGTAAGGTGTGCCTCCAACTTCAAAGTAGGACAGGTGGATAAATAATGCAAGAAAATGAttgctttgtttatttttctttcttagtAGCACTTTCACAGtaacttggggggggggggggggggggggcatattcTTGCCAAGACTAGTTATTGACATTTTTCAGCTTAAATCTCTTAAACCTTCATAGTTCCCCTGAACTACCTTTTCTTAATAATGTTCCACACTGTAAAAACGGCACACTGAAGACACTTCTTACCTTCATGTATCCTCTCCCTGTGCCTATTGGTCATTGTGGGATCTTTGCACAGCATTTTAGAGAAGTCCATGTTTCATGAGTTTAAGCACATGGGTGGGAATGAGCGAGCTGGATAAATGATGGAAGAATATCTCAGTAGCACTTTTACAGTAGCTTCTTGGAGGGGGAGCACATTCCTGGGTCTTCCAAGACTAGTCATTTGGCTCTACCACATTTTTTTCAGGCCTTTTACATTGGTGGCATTGTTGGTTTAACCGCCGACTCTTCCACCCACACAGCTGTGACTGGTTCCTTTGTGTACTGCGTTGCTTATGACAATATGACTTCAGAGGGCAAAGTCTGTAGTATTGCAGTCTTATCTGATTCATCAGTCATCTGTGCCATGTTCCCAAACTTTCGGGAGGGAACACAAACTATGTTTTATGGGTGTAAAAATGGACTTACTCATTTGTCTTCGCTCTTCCTACACACAGTGTCTCATGTTCGCCGTAGCTGCGTCCGCCCACATTGAGTCCAAGCCACTGCTGTGCCCAAAGCTTATATCTATCAATTTGTGTTGCCAACTATGACATAAGAAAGAATGAGCATTACGGTTGAGCCGCCTACACAATTGAAATGTTGTGTTTTGGCTtttggagtgtgttacagggtgGATGTGATCATAAGTCTGCATGGGAAGTCATTGTTCTACAGTGTGcgagaaaaaaaatctatattcaACTAAATGGGTAAAATTTCCCAGAaagggattaagcttagtcctGGACTTCATAATATTAACTACTGAAAGGAGATTCTCCATTGATTGAAAGCTGTAGTCTAGGACTAAGCTTAGAAAACTAAGCCTCTAAGTATAGTTTAATCCACGTTGAGTTATTTGGAGAGCTTAGAGACGTCCAGAAACGAAACGGGGTgagttttttccccctcattccCGACTTCAAACAAAATGAAAAGGAAGGCTACTTTTCATATGCGAACATCCCTTCCACCCCCACCATACATgcgctcaaacacacacagcaaatacACAAACCCCCACGGAAAATCCCCTCGAGAGAACTTCTGTCAGCAATCCTTAAGCGCCAGGCCtattcacacccacacacccgcACCACCTACTGCTCGTCAAACTGAAACTCCGTCCTTTTGTTTGAGACGATGGCTGAAAGACTGACCTCTGGGGGGTCACAGACCCTTTCAAAAGATTCACCACTGTGTAGAATCCATAGTCAGCCTCACTCTGCAGACCTATGAGTTTCTCATGCTCATTAAAACTACATGTAGCAGCACCAGCCTCTTCTCCGCACTGTTCTTGTGCTCCAGAATCATgctcccccccccaaaaaaaaacatcctcttTGTTAATGATTGTTAGCATCGCCACATCCCTCTTTTCCAGAGTTCCTCTATGCTAGCATGTTCTCATCCCTTAGTGCAGGaaggaaaggaggagaggatAAAGCCTATACACACTCGCAATTCCTGCATCCTGTTTTGTCCAACGGACGTCCTCGTGGCCCTGTATAGCTCACCTGCGGGTCTCAAAGCTTCTCCGTCGGCCTTCTTTTATTCCAAGCTTAAACGTGTTAGTTGCTTCTCACGCTCTTAACCGCTTCTCTTTTGTTGGAAGCTAAAATCGCTGCGGGTCCACCGTCCTGGTGTGATAAGTacctgttgtgaggatttgtgtCGTCGTTGATGGATTCATCCTGTCCGTAACTCAGCCAGTGTGAATCCATTTGCACCTATTGTTCTTCTCTGATGGACAGAGGGGATAACAGTGGTCTCCTGCAGTTCTGTCGCTTAAGTAGTCGCAAGCTTTGAAGTGTTGGAGTTGACGGAAATTCAAGGCAAAGGATTTGAGGCCTAAAGCTGTTTTTCAACCTGCATGTCTACATGCTCAGAATGTAGAGTCCACTCCTGTGTACAAAGTTTTGTAGATGTGTGAAAGGAAAGAGATTAAAATAACGGCACAGAGCAGAAGTAATTATAGTGAATTATAGTGAATTGTAATTATAGGAAGTGACACATTATCAAAGACAGAGTAACTGAGCCAATCAAATGTTTTTGATAAGctttgaaataaaataaaaaattaaaaagtgtaatttggccaagggtgcccaaacatttgcatacaactgtatGCTGTACAGTTGTCTTTTAGACAAATTATATATTAACCACTTTCTCTTTCCTGTCTTTTCAGCATGCGAGGCAGGCTATTACAAGAGCTCTGATTCTGGTATTCCGTGTCAAATCTGCCCGGAAAACACCCAGCACTCAGGGCCTGGGGCACTCCAGTGTCCCTGCCTGGAGGGCTTCTACCGTGCCCCCACAGACTCCAGCTCTGCCCCCTGTTCTGGTGAGTAATGTTAACTGGAGACCTTTGCTTTGCAGATTTTCCTATTCAGAGATGAATATTTCCTTTGGGCTCATTGTAACCTTAACTAACATCCCACAATCCTCCTTTCCCTTAGGTCCACCTGGTCCACCAGAAGACCTGACGTACACTTCTCTCCTCATTCTGGGGACTTTACAACTGACATGGAAACCTCCTAGCAACACAGGTGGCAGGAGTGATGTCACCTACAACGTGGGGTGTGAGCGCTGTGATGGAGCGGTATGTGTACCTTGCGGTAACAGGGTGCGGTTTGAGcctgcacacacagctctgcGGGAGCCTGAGGTTACAGTCAGCGAGCTGGAGCCACACATTAACTACACATTCACAGTGGAAGTCTTCAATGGAGTGTCCCAGTTTAGTCGTCAGAAGGCCAGCGATAGCATTACGACCGTGTTACACTTCACAGGTGAGACTTCTGAGGGTAACTGGATGCACAGATAGAACAGCATGACAGAAATTGAACTCTATCTTTATGAAACTGAAAAGCAATGATGGAGTACATCAGCAATGAAGGACATTAGCAGTTGAAATAATGGTCCTTAAATGTTTCTCATTACAGATCCTCCTAAGGTGACTTTCCTCAGAGTGGTGGATCGAACCCCTACTAGTCTGACTCTGTCTTGGACTGTTGGTCACCGCACATTCTCCCgccattctcctcattatgagcTTATGTACCGCATGAAGGTATGAACACCATCTTTTCTTCTGATCATTCCTTCTTTACTGACCTCAAAGGCTCACAGTCTATTTGCTACTCTATTTGCTactcaataatattaatattaataataggtATGCTTATTAATATTTCTCCTGTTGTCTGTATCTCAGGAGGACCAGGCAGAGCAGGATGTCACTACTTACACCGTTCTGAAGCTGGAGAAGGACTCTGCCCAAATTAGTGACCTCTTGCCTGGCACTAAGTATGTGTTTCGTGTTCAGACACTCACTCCAGAGGGCCATCCCAGCAGCCACAGCACAGAGCATGAATTTGAGACTCTACCCTTGGGTAAGGATATGATTGCGTGTGTGTCTCGACCATTTTGGTCCCAAATAATCAATATTGAAAATGAGAATAAATAAAGTCTTCATTTGTATCTAACAACATGCTTGTTTTTTGTTCAACAgcggagtcacacacacagggcagtTCTAGTATTGTCATGGGCGCCGTCGCTGGAGGTGGGGTCATGTTGCTTATCGTGGTGGTCATTTTGCTTCTGCACAAAAGGTTAGACACGCcgtcaatttttttttctttcctcctttCCTTATTCTGTCCTTCTGTCCATATCTCCTCCTCAACATCGGTTCAGGATTTCCCGGACCTGCACCCTGCATGTCTCACCCTCTCCACCCAGTGGCCTCCTGTTTACATTCCTGCTTTGATCTGAACTTGatgtcattaaaaaataataatgtgcaAATGTAATTTTGACCATGCCATTTGTGTTATCAGGAGGCTGAATTCGCATGTCCGGCAGAGATCAGGAGGCAATTACTTTGCCTGTCCAGGTATGAAACATCCTAATTGAACTTCATTTCTATTATATATCTTATATTGTACAATGCTGTATACTATTTGGACTGGTTATCCAAAGCATTAGGCCTATGCAGAGACATGACTCACTGTTGACTTTACCATTAGCACTAGAATTTAGTCCAAGCTTAATGTATGTCTTAATCATATATGCTACATATATGTatctaaaatattttacattgacaagCTTTTTTTGCTTGACATTCTTAATACTGACATTTCCAGATGCTCATTTATACTGGTCCAGTTAAGTGCTTGcacatgcaaatgtttgtaTTTCAGAGTCACATCCATCCTGAGCCATCCtcacattatttacattatgtaaacATGCTCTTTAACCTTCTGCCACAGAAAAACTGCAGCCTCTGAAGACCTATGTTGACCCACACACCTATGAAGACCCCTGCACAGCTATCCTCAAGTTTGCCAGCGAAATTCACCCCAATTACATTACCAAGCAGAAAGTCATTGGAGCAGGTACGTTACACACTGATGATGactccctatatatatatatatatatatatatatatatatatatatatatatatatatatatatatacacacacatatgcttcTCCATGACTATGTTGGTGATTACACACATCTCTTAGCCAATTAAAATGTGtgaatggtttttttttttttacaatttagtTTAATCCTAAATTGTGATGGAAAACGTCATGCTGATTTTTTTATGGCAGTTTGAGTTTCAGTTTGCATTGAATTTGCACACATTTTAGAAGAGTAAATCATCAATCTCTCTCATCTTGTAGGAGAGTTTGGCGAGGTGTTCCGGGGTCTGCTGAAGTTGCCTGGGCGCAATGAGGTTGCTGTCGCAATAAAGACCCTGAAGCCAGGCTACACAGAGAAACAGCGGCAGGACTTCTTGAGTGAGGCCAGCATCATGGGCCAGTTCTCCCACCAGAACATCATACGCCTGGAGGGGGTTGTCACCAAATGTACGTGTAAGGTCTTCATCATCACAGCTCTCGGTTTTCAAGCACCCACTCAGTCGAGTCATTTAGCATGTACTGAAAGTCTCCACAAAGTGTCTGATGACTTATTTGCCATGTTCTAATTGGATTCCTCCACTGCTTTTGCCTTGCAGTCAAACATGCCATGATCATCACAGAGTACATGGAGAACGGTGCTCTGGATCAATACCTTAGGGTAGGTCTGACAGTATGAAGTATATTagatttcttaatttttttttttcttttaatatctGTTGCATGAATCACAAACATTAATGTGACTCTCTAATTCAATTCAGGACCATGATGGGGAGTTTTCATCCTACCAGTTGGTGGGCATGCTTGGTGGCATTGCTGCAGGCATGAAGTATCTCTCAGACATGAACTACGTGCACCGAGATCTTGCTGCACGCAACATTCTGGTCAATGGCAACTTGGAGTGCAAGGTGTCAGACTTCGGCCTATCACGTGTGCTGGAAGACTACCCCGAGGGCAcctacaccaccactgtaagCCTCTTGATTACTGACCGTTGCTACATTCATTAAATTAGAGtggtacatgtactgaatgctGACTTTAAACAATATCTAACATATTATTTTCTGTTTCTAAGGGTGGAAAGATTCCTATTCGCTGGACAGCACCAGAGGCCATAGCATACAGAAAGTTCACCTCAGCTAGTGATGTGTGGAGTTTTGGTATAGTCATGTGGGAGGTGATGGCTTTTGGAGAGAGACCCTACTGGGACATGAGCAATCATGAGGTACAGCATCTTTTTACCCAGCATGTTTATAAAGACACTCCTCACTCATGTTAAAAACatcctaaataaaaaaatacactatatgtccaaatgtttgtggacaccccttctaatgaatactttagatgtgcaaatgtacacgcagcttgtctactccctgtaaATAAGTAATGCAGCAGATAAAGaacgtattggcaccatggctaatgtcagatgtgggctagagaggtataaagcctcccagcattcagctgtggagcagtggaactgtattctctgaaaTAATGGTGCTTCGTctaatacgtttgggatgaggtggtgtggtaaTTATCTAATACCCTGACCCCACTAATATTCTTGTGGCCAAATGCAATACAATCCTCACAGTGATGCTTTAAAATCTAGCAGgaagccttccctgaacagtagagacagtccaacaaaagcagtatgaacttttttttaaagattcaaTGAGTGAACCCAatactgtcccaatacttttgtccatatagtgtatataccaTATGTTCCTGGATTTGTATATGGATGTTTGTATTCAGTGATGTTTACTCAAGTTCTATTACTCACTGGGCGTGAGTTTACAAAGCAGGGAGTTGACCTCGGTTTTCCTTTCTGTCTCAGGTGATGAAGTCCATAAATGAAGGCTTCAGGCTGCCGGCGCCAATGGACTGCCCATCTGCTATCTACCAGCTGATGCAACAGTGCTGGGTGCAGGACCGCTCCAAACGCCCACGCTTCCTTGACATTGTCAATCTGCTAGACAAGCTGCTGCGCAACCCTGAGTCCCTTACAGCCATCGCCAACGTTGACCTACGGTAAGAATCACATTATGAGACACCTCTGTTAAAACTTCCGCAggagaataaaaaataatgagtttttttttttacgttttttGTTATGATAGATAACATGGGGTGTTAGGGCTTGGTATGTTTGTTTAAGACTCATATTAATCCATTTATTCACTTCCTCAGAGTGTCCATTCGCCTGCCTAGCACTAGTGGAAACGATGGCGCCCCCTTCAGGTCTGTGGATGAATGGCTAGACTCCATGAAGATGGGCCAGTATAAAGAAGCTTTTGCTCATGCTGGTATCACAACCATGGAGCAGGTGTTGCACTTGAAGACTGAGTAAGTAAACATGTTCAACAGTAAACTTTGTTACAAATTCACCAATTCAGCTTCTTAACAAATTACAATCTGTGCATCCCAAGCTCACCCACCTTTCCTCTCTTGTTTTCTAACTTAGGGACATCAAGAAGATCGGGGTACAGCTGCCAGGTCACCAGAAAAGAATCGCCTACAGCATCCTGGGTCTGCAAGAGCCCACTGGTCCTGTGGATGTGTTCGCTGTGTGACACCCAGATTCACCAGAGCTGCACTATTTAAATTTCTAAACTCTAACGGGCACAGCCGAGCTGTGCTCGCTCAGACTACTTGAACTTGATGGTTGAAGAAACCTTACAATGCTTCTCCTTCCTGGACGTCATTTGGGACCAATGGACTCTAAATAATGACTGA from Salminus brasiliensis chromosome 7, fSalBra1.hap2, whole genome shotgun sequence encodes:
- the epha2a gene encoding ephrin type-A receptor 2a → MDYRRVQTSSLCFYLFINSVFIVIHSKEHMLLDMKASGGELGWLTSPNEEGWEIVQTVVNGSLLYTYSVCNVASDSEQDNWLRTTFIQRPLEASRVSVELRFVVRDCNTFGGTSPTCRETFGLYLFETDTDVGTSFRKGQFRKIATVAPDEVTANRGGGRASVRVNVETRSVGPLSRRGFYLAFQDAGACVALLGVRVFYTTCPAIQRSLATFPERVTAGALAEVEGTCVKDAVVAGQATPRMYCTAEGEWVVPVGQCHCRAGYQAVGQTCKACEAGYYKSSDSGIPCQICPENTQHSGPGALQCPCLEGFYRAPTDSSSAPCSGPPGPPEDLTYTSLLILGTLQLTWKPPSNTGGRSDVTYNVGCERCDGAVCVPCGNRVRFEPAHTALREPEVTVSELEPHINYTFTVEVFNGVSQFSRQKASDSITTVLHFTDPPKVTFLRVVDRTPTSLTLSWTVGHRTFSRHSPHYELMYRMKEDQAEQDVTTYTVLKLEKDSAQISDLLPGTKYVFRVQTLTPEGHPSSHSTEHEFETLPLAESHTQGSSSIVMGAVAGGGVMLLIVVVILLLHKRRLNSHVRQRSGGNYFACPEKLQPLKTYVDPHTYEDPCTAILKFASEIHPNYITKQKVIGAGEFGEVFRGLLKLPGRNEVAVAIKTLKPGYTEKQRQDFLSEASIMGQFSHQNIIRLEGVVTKFKHAMIITEYMENGALDQYLRDHDGEFSSYQLVGMLGGIAAGMKYLSDMNYVHRDLAARNILVNGNLECKVSDFGLSRVLEDYPEGTYTTTGGKIPIRWTAPEAIAYRKFTSASDVWSFGIVMWEVMAFGERPYWDMSNHEVMKSINEGFRLPAPMDCPSAIYQLMQQCWVQDRSKRPRFLDIVNLLDKLLRNPESLTAIANVDLRVSIRLPSTSGNDGAPFRSVDEWLDSMKMGQYKEAFAHAGITTMEQVLHLKTEDIKKIGVQLPGHQKRIAYSILGLQEPTGPVDVFAV